One stretch of Streptomyces sp. A2-16 DNA includes these proteins:
- a CDS encoding amphi-Trp domain-containing protein codes for MKDLKFEQKSSLSRIEAADRLEALAAALRDGGEAELELGSGTTLSLRIPDDLRTEVEVEVGDGEIELEIEFKWSTAPARTAPSRPAAATEKATAARKKSGPAKPGGRGTGARRGKTG; via the coding sequence GTGAAGGATCTCAAGTTCGAGCAGAAGAGCTCGCTGTCGCGCATCGAGGCGGCTGATCGGCTGGAAGCGCTCGCGGCCGCGCTGAGGGACGGCGGGGAGGCCGAACTGGAACTCGGCTCCGGAACCACGTTGAGCCTGCGGATTCCCGACGACCTGCGCACCGAGGTGGAGGTCGAGGTCGGTGACGGGGAGATCGAGCTGGAGATCGAGTTCAAGTGGTCGACCGCACCGGCCCGGACAGCACCCTCCCGACCGGCCGCCGCCACGGAGAAGGCCACGGCAGCGAGGAAGAAGAGCGGGCCCGCCAAGCCCGGCGGTAGGGGTACGGGCGCCAGGAGGGGCAAGACCGGCTGA
- a CDS encoding sigma-70 family RNA polymerase sigma factor, with product MRSRDTRERPDVAVVVAARAGDRQASEQLVRDCLPLVYNIVGRALNGHGDVDDVVQETMMRVLDGLPGLERPERFRSWLVAITVRQIRDRWRTGRTWLTAEPLEDAAEAEPQPDFADLAILRLALSGQRREAVEATRWLEDEEREMLALWWMESAGELTRGELSAACGLTPQHAAVRVQRVKERLETARTVVRAVTASPRCPDLAAVLASWDGRPSGLWRKRLARHVRDCPQCLRSASDLIPAEGLLAGLALVPVPIGLAGLVLARTLGAGSAGAGVGAGTRTAGGASRTARTIGRLAAKPAAAAAATAVTLAAAGVAWYAATGSHEPAPRPALAAPLSPGTSTPPTSPRTSDSPTPTLTATATPEPKAAPVTTAEPRVSGRHALRSVDHPGDYASQSDRLGILGPVGATSSEAARQAATFTFVPGLADPHCYSLRDATGRYLRHYAFRLRLDTDDASALFRKDATFCPRSGSTAGSVSLESYNYPGRYLRHRDNLQLWLDPAQNTAAYRASRSFVLVAPWT from the coding sequence GTGCGCTCGCGGGACACTCGGGAACGGCCGGACGTCGCCGTCGTCGTGGCGGCGCGGGCCGGGGACCGGCAGGCCTCGGAACAGCTGGTACGGGACTGTCTGCCGTTGGTCTACAACATCGTCGGACGGGCGCTGAACGGGCACGGCGACGTCGACGACGTGGTCCAGGAGACGATGATGCGGGTCCTGGACGGCCTGCCCGGACTGGAGCGGCCGGAGCGGTTCCGGTCCTGGCTCGTCGCCATCACCGTGCGGCAGATCCGTGACCGGTGGCGCACAGGGCGCACCTGGCTCACCGCGGAGCCCCTGGAGGACGCCGCCGAGGCGGAGCCGCAGCCCGACTTCGCCGACCTGGCGATTCTTCGGCTCGCGCTGTCGGGCCAGCGGCGTGAGGCGGTGGAGGCGACCCGCTGGCTGGAGGACGAGGAGCGCGAGATGCTCGCGCTGTGGTGGATGGAGAGCGCCGGTGAACTGACCCGCGGCGAGCTCTCCGCGGCCTGCGGCCTCACACCGCAGCACGCCGCGGTCCGGGTCCAGCGGGTCAAGGAACGACTGGAGACGGCGCGCACCGTCGTACGGGCCGTGACGGCCTCGCCGCGCTGCCCGGACCTGGCCGCCGTCCTCGCTTCGTGGGACGGGCGGCCGTCCGGACTGTGGCGCAAGCGGCTGGCACGCCATGTCCGCGACTGTCCGCAGTGCCTGCGGAGCGCGTCCGACCTGATACCGGCGGAGGGGCTGCTGGCAGGACTCGCGCTGGTGCCGGTGCCCATCGGTCTGGCCGGACTGGTGCTGGCCAGGACGCTGGGGGCGGGATCCGCCGGGGCGGGCGTCGGCGCAGGCACCCGTACGGCAGGCGGTGCGAGCCGTACGGCGCGGACGATCGGCCGGCTGGCCGCCAAGCCCGCGGCGGCGGCAGCCGCGACTGCCGTCACGCTCGCGGCTGCCGGAGTGGCCTGGTACGCCGCCACGGGATCGCACGAGCCGGCCCCGCGGCCCGCCCTGGCGGCCCCGCTGTCGCCGGGCACCTCGACCCCGCCGACGTCCCCGCGAACGTCCGACTCGCCGACCCCGACCCTGACCGCGACCGCGACGCCTGAGCCGAAAGCGGCCCCGGTGACGACGGCCGAGCCGCGCGTTTCGGGGCGGCATGCCCTGCGGTCCGTCGACCACCCCGGTGACTACGCGAGCCAGTCGGACCGGCTCGGCATCCTGGGGCCGGTCGGCGCCACCAGCTCCGAGGCCGCGCGTCAGGCGGCCACCTTCACCTTCGTGCCCGGCCTGGCCGACCCCCACTGCTACTCGCTCAGGGACGCCACGGGCAGGTATCTGCGCCACTACGCCTTCCGCCTCCGGCTGGACACCGACGACGCCTCCGCCCTCTTCCGGAAGGACGCCACCTTCTGTCCCCGTTCCGGTTCCACGGCCGGATCGGTCTCCCTGGAGTCGTACAACTACCCCGGCCGCTACCTGCGCCACCGGGACAACCTCCAGCTGTGGCTCGACCCCGCCCAGAACACGGCCGCGTACCGGGCCAGCCGCTCCTTCGTCCTCGTGGCGCCCTGGACCTGA
- a CDS encoding (2Fe-2S)-binding protein: MPSYSFLLNGKQVTVEAPSDMPLLWVLRDMLNVTGPKYGCGVGVCRACTSHLDGEEIQPCVVRVADCADREVTTIEGLADGDRLHPVQQAWLERDVAQCGFCQPGQIMAAVALLKKTPHPTDADIDDIENVCRCGTYSRIREAIKKAAANG; encoded by the coding sequence ATGCCCTCCTACTCCTTTCTCCTCAACGGGAAGCAGGTCACCGTCGAGGCCCCGTCCGACATGCCGCTGCTGTGGGTCCTGCGGGACATGCTGAACGTCACGGGACCCAAGTACGGCTGCGGCGTGGGCGTCTGCCGTGCCTGTACGAGCCACCTCGACGGCGAGGAGATCCAGCCCTGTGTCGTGCGGGTCGCGGACTGTGCGGACCGCGAGGTCACCACGATCGAAGGCCTGGCCGACGGCGACAGGCTGCATCCCGTGCAGCAGGCCTGGCTCGAGCGCGATGTGGCGCAGTGCGGCTTCTGCCAGCCGGGTCAGATCATGGCCGCGGTGGCCCTGCTGAAGAAGACGCCCCACCCGACGGACGCCGACATCGACGACATCGAGAACGTCTGCCGCTGCGGTACCTACTCCCGGATCCGCGAAGCGATCAAGAAGGCCGCGGCGAACGGCTGA
- a CDS encoding PrpF domain-containing protein yields the protein MLRLQGEMIRGGTSKCWIFDHHDVVATGVDADTLLLAAYNAADPRQIDGVGGASSTTSKAAIVRASTKPDVDVEYAFAQVGIGDARVEWTSNCGNCATAVALYAVHNQLVPVTSDSTTVRMLNINTGARLSGTIPTPGRTAPDAGTARVPGTAALGVPVLLGFEDPAGTSTGRALPTGHALDTLTGPTGTVEASLVDAGAPAALFEAKAFGLDGTESLADFATAVPALTVLRRQAALAMGLVQESDPVSHAVPKVGVVARPVAYRTTDGTLVPQDEYDLAVRMVSMHAPHPAIGLTSAVALATAAATPGTLAHRVARQTADGTLRLGTPAGVITARAVPAGEGASPTVLLHRAARRIARAELLVPVLEGRPA from the coding sequence GTGTTGCGTCTGCAGGGCGAGATGATCCGCGGGGGTACCAGCAAGTGCTGGATCTTCGACCACCACGACGTGGTGGCGACCGGCGTGGACGCCGACACCCTGCTGCTCGCCGCCTACAACGCCGCCGACCCCCGCCAGATCGACGGCGTCGGCGGTGCCTCCTCCACCACCTCCAAGGCGGCGATCGTCCGGGCCTCGACGAAGCCGGACGTCGACGTCGAGTACGCCTTCGCACAGGTCGGCATCGGCGACGCGCGGGTGGAGTGGACCAGCAACTGCGGCAACTGCGCCACCGCCGTGGCCCTGTACGCCGTCCACAACCAACTGGTGCCCGTCACCTCGGACTCGACCACGGTGCGGATGCTCAACATCAACACCGGAGCCCGGCTCAGCGGCACCATCCCCACCCCGGGGCGGACCGCCCCCGACGCCGGGACGGCCCGGGTGCCGGGCACCGCCGCGCTCGGCGTGCCGGTGCTCCTCGGCTTCGAGGACCCCGCCGGTACGTCGACCGGCCGGGCCCTGCCGACCGGCCACGCCCTGGACACGCTGACCGGGCCCACCGGCACCGTCGAGGCGTCCCTGGTCGACGCCGGCGCCCCGGCGGCGCTGTTCGAGGCCAAGGCGTTCGGACTCGACGGCACCGAGTCCCTCGCCGACTTCGCCACGGCGGTGCCCGCCCTCACCGTGCTGCGCCGGCAAGCCGCCCTGGCCATGGGACTGGTCCAGGAGAGCGACCCCGTCAGCCACGCCGTCCCGAAGGTCGGAGTGGTCGCCCGCCCTGTCGCCTACCGCACCACCGATGGCACCCTCGTCCCACAGGACGAGTACGACCTGGCCGTCCGCATGGTCTCCATGCACGCACCCCACCCGGCGATCGGCCTCACCTCGGCCGTAGCCCTGGCCACCGCGGCCGCCACACCCGGCACCCTCGCCCACCGCGTCGCCCGGCAGACCGCCGACGGGACGCTGCGCCTGGGCACCCCGGCCGGTGTCATCACCGCCCGAGCCGTCCCCGCGGGGGAGGGCGCGTCCCCCACGGTGCTGCTGCACCGCGCCGCCCGCCGCATCGCCCGAGCCGAACTCCTCGTTCCCGTCCTGGAAGGACGCCCCGCATGA
- the dctA gene encoding C4-dicarboxylate transporter DctA, producing the protein MSRNDAAPGTVDAPPSRLRRLLSLLYVQCLIGVLAGAAVGWLWPSFGADLKPLGDGFIALVRMMIAPVIFCTVVHGIASMGNARAVGRVSLKALIYFEVLTTVAMVIGLVVVNVVQPGSGLHVDPSTLSTKGLPPEATASHESLSAFLLAMIPDTLLSALTGHEILPVLLISVLFGFGLNAAGEAGAGLTQGIEKLSRVLFTLIRWIMRLAPIGAFGSMAFTIGNYGLDTLRHLFLLVGSFWLTALFFVLVVLGTVMRVNGLRLLPFLRYIKEELLIVLGTSSSEPVLPRMMAKLQHAGASKPVVGITLPAGYSFNLDGTAIYLTMGSVFLAQALGIDLSLTQQLSMLAVMLLTSKGAAGVTGSGFIALAATLSAVPHVPVAALALIFGIDRFMSEARALTSVVGNGVATLAVAKWEGQLDEERARAVLRGEIPFTAVPEGDHTPGPQAGPTSDPHPGAVEEAEPKTAAGAVEDDPKAPTGAGREPVPAAG; encoded by the coding sequence ATGAGCCGCAACGACGCCGCCCCGGGTACCGTCGACGCACCGCCGAGCCGCTTGCGCAGGCTGCTGTCCCTGCTCTACGTCCAGTGCCTGATCGGCGTCCTGGCCGGGGCCGCCGTCGGCTGGCTGTGGCCGTCGTTCGGGGCCGATCTCAAACCGCTGGGCGACGGGTTCATCGCGCTGGTCCGCATGATGATCGCGCCCGTCATCTTCTGCACCGTCGTCCACGGCATCGCCTCCATGGGCAACGCCCGTGCCGTCGGCCGGGTCAGTCTCAAGGCGCTGATCTACTTCGAGGTCCTGACGACCGTCGCCATGGTGATCGGGCTGGTCGTCGTGAACGTCGTCCAGCCCGGCAGCGGACTGCACGTCGACCCCTCCACCCTGTCGACCAAGGGGCTGCCGCCGGAGGCGACCGCGAGCCACGAGAGCCTCTCCGCGTTCCTGCTCGCCATGATCCCGGACACCCTGCTCAGCGCGCTGACCGGCCACGAGATCCTGCCCGTGCTGCTGATCTCGGTGCTGTTCGGCTTCGGCCTGAACGCCGCCGGCGAGGCGGGCGCGGGGCTCACCCAGGGCATCGAGAAGCTCTCCAGGGTCCTGTTCACGCTCATCCGCTGGATCATGCGGCTGGCCCCCATCGGTGCCTTCGGCTCCATGGCCTTCACCATCGGCAACTACGGCCTCGACACCCTGCGCCACCTCTTCCTGCTGGTCGGCTCCTTCTGGCTCACCGCCCTGTTCTTCGTCCTGGTCGTGCTCGGCACCGTCATGCGCGTCAACGGCCTGCGCCTGCTGCCCTTCCTCCGCTACATCAAGGAGGAGCTGCTGATCGTCCTGGGCACTTCGTCCTCCGAGCCGGTGCTGCCGCGCATGATGGCCAAGCTCCAGCACGCCGGCGCCTCGAAGCCGGTCGTCGGGATCACGCTGCCCGCCGGGTACTCCTTCAACCTCGACGGCACCGCCATCTACCTGACCATGGGCTCGGTCTTCCTCGCCCAGGCCCTCGGCATCGACCTCAGCCTCACCCAGCAGCTGTCCATGCTCGCCGTCATGCTCCTGACCTCCAAGGGCGCGGCCGGGGTGACCGGCTCCGGCTTCATCGCCCTGGCGGCCACCCTCAGCGCCGTGCCGCACGTGCCCGTCGCCGCGCTGGCCCTGATCTTCGGCATCGACCGGTTCATGTCCGAGGCCCGCGCCCTGACCAGCGTGGTCGGCAACGGCGTCGCCACGCTCGCGGTCGCCAAGTGGGAGGGGCAGCTGGACGAGGAGCGTGCCAGGGCCGTCCTGCGCGGCGAGATCCCGTTCACCGCCGTGCCCGAGGGCGACCACACCCCCGGGCCGCAGGCAGGACCGACGTCCGACCCGCACCCCGGGGCGGTCGAGGAGGCCGAACCGAAGACCGCAGCCGGGGCGGTCGAGGACGATCCGAAGGCGCCGACCGGGGCGGGCCGTGAGCCCGTGCCCGCCGCGGGCTGA
- a CDS encoding MFS transporter has protein sequence MKATLRQVRSYERSVQLLMVNQFTINLGFYMLMPYLAAHLSGSLGLAGWLVGLILGVRNFSQQGMFLIGGTLADRFGYKPLIVAGCVLRTVGFATLGLVDSVPALLAASAATGFAGALFNPAVRAYLAADAGERRVEAFALFNVFYQAGILLGPLVGMLLTGFDFRITCLVSAAVFAVLSVVQIRSLPARRADDASNAKSGARERVLSQWGGILRNRAFLLFSTAMIGSYVLSFQVYLALPLEVRRLGGDGEFGTAAVAVLFAASGLATIFGQTRVTAWCKERLEPGQALAWGLLCMGVAFVPLLAATAVPVPDEGLGRRLLAAVPPTLAALLLALGTMIAYPFEMDTIVRLSGDRLVATHYGLYNTICGVGITLGNLLTGAALDAARSAGMSALPWLALLSLGLVCAGSLYGLHRAGRLTHEAPEPQQAAV, from the coding sequence GTGAAGGCGACGCTCAGGCAGGTCCGTTCCTACGAGCGGAGCGTCCAACTGCTCATGGTGAACCAGTTCACCATCAACCTCGGCTTCTACATGCTGATGCCGTACCTGGCCGCCCACCTGTCAGGCTCCCTCGGGCTGGCCGGCTGGCTGGTCGGACTCATCCTGGGCGTACGGAACTTCAGCCAGCAGGGCATGTTCCTCATCGGCGGCACACTGGCGGATCGTTTCGGCTACAAGCCGCTGATCGTCGCGGGGTGCGTGCTGCGCACAGTGGGCTTCGCCACGCTCGGTCTGGTCGACTCGGTTCCCGCGCTGCTCGCCGCCTCGGCGGCCACCGGCTTCGCGGGGGCGTTGTTCAACCCGGCGGTGCGTGCCTATCTCGCGGCCGACGCGGGGGAGCGCAGGGTCGAGGCGTTCGCCCTCTTCAACGTCTTCTACCAGGCGGGCATCCTGCTCGGCCCGCTGGTGGGGATGCTGCTGACCGGCTTCGACTTCCGGATCACCTGCCTCGTATCGGCAGCGGTCTTCGCGGTGCTGAGCGTCGTACAGATCCGCTCGTTGCCCGCTCGACGGGCGGACGACGCGTCGAACGCGAAGTCCGGCGCGCGGGAGCGTGTGCTGTCCCAGTGGGGCGGGATCCTGCGCAACCGCGCGTTCCTGCTCTTCTCGACGGCCATGATCGGCTCGTACGTCCTGTCCTTCCAGGTCTATCTGGCGCTGCCGCTGGAGGTACGACGCCTGGGCGGCGACGGCGAGTTCGGGACCGCGGCCGTCGCAGTACTGTTCGCGGCCTCGGGACTGGCCACGATCTTCGGCCAGACCCGGGTGACCGCATGGTGCAAGGAGCGGCTGGAGCCCGGACAGGCCCTGGCCTGGGGGCTGTTGTGCATGGGCGTGGCGTTCGTGCCTCTGCTCGCGGCGACGGCCGTGCCGGTGCCCGACGAGGGGTTGGGGCGCCGGCTGCTCGCCGCCGTCCCGCCGACGCTGGCCGCGCTGCTGCTGGCCCTGGGCACGATGATCGCGTACCCCTTCGAGATGGACACGATCGTCCGACTGTCGGGCGACCGCCTCGTCGCCACGCACTACGGCCTCTACAACACCATCTGCGGCGTCGGCATCACCTTGGGCAACCTGCTCACCGGGGCGGCCCTCGACGCCGCGCGGTCGGCGGGCATGTCCGCGCTGCCCTGGCTGGCGCTGCTGTCTCTGGGGCTGGTGTGTGCAGGGTCCCTTTACGGGCTGCACAGGGCCGGCCGCCTGACCCACGAGGCTCCTGAGCCTCAGCAGGCAGCGGTCTGA
- a CDS encoding molybdopterin cofactor-binding domain-containing protein translates to MVYSLAASTLTVAAPLGCDAAPAEGAEPTAAAPRRPSDVLVTGADEEMLVLEVTEANRVVVRLPRVEVGQGVTTAVAMMIAEELDARLADVDIPLADARAKGNQFTGGSSSVSSLYGPARELAALARAKLVTAAARRWHLPARYLRTRDTRVIAPDGRSATFGSLTASAARITRPAVSSKPKPPSRHRVIGRPTTRIDARDIVTGKARYAGDLAVAGAKPTVVARPPTLGGRLVSVDSRAARAMPGVHAVVKVAGGVAVVAESFHHAFQARDALRITWAPGPLAALSDAAIRSRLRAAVPRLGNPPGGTAQTEGEFEFAFVGHAPMEVLTAVADVRAGHAEIWFSSQTPMDARDSIASAVGLPASKVKVHVVRGGGSFGRRLNHDAAIEAALISKAAGRPVKLMWSRADDIRHGRMRPASHHRIRASHARGRVVAFTHVMASVSESYEGQNLSAQGNTGITVTPAVAPASGPLPSDSGLYNFGRVSGDSGSVELAMPLGAWRSVDSGTMRTAEEIVVDEVARSLGKDPIAFRRTTLRNKAVKAVLDKVADAGHWGRELPAGRAQGVAVHEEYGSCVACLVEIDATDPKDPRVTKVVMAADVGTAVNPRGLEAQLMGTAIDGISTVLRAGLHIDRGAVRESSYADFHYARQRHAPLRFEAHIMPSRREPGGAGELGVPAAAGAVANAYARATGSRPRRFPLNF, encoded by the coding sequence GTGGTCTACTCGCTCGCGGCATCCACGCTGACCGTCGCCGCGCCGCTCGGCTGTGACGCGGCGCCCGCGGAGGGCGCCGAGCCCACCGCGGCCGCCCCGCGCCGGCCGTCCGACGTCCTGGTGACCGGTGCCGACGAGGAGATGCTGGTCCTCGAAGTCACCGAAGCCAACAGGGTCGTCGTACGACTGCCGCGCGTCGAGGTCGGCCAGGGCGTCACCACCGCGGTCGCCATGATGATCGCCGAGGAGCTGGACGCCCGGCTCGCCGACGTCGACATCCCGCTCGCGGACGCCCGGGCCAAGGGCAACCAGTTCACCGGCGGTTCGAGCTCGGTGAGTTCGCTCTACGGTCCGGCCCGTGAGCTGGCCGCTCTGGCGCGCGCCAAGCTGGTGACCGCGGCTGCCAGACGCTGGCACCTTCCCGCGCGGTACCTGCGCACCCGGGACACGAGGGTGATCGCACCGGACGGGCGCTCCGCCACCTTCGGTTCGCTCACCGCGAGCGCCGCCCGGATCACCCGGCCGGCCGTGTCGAGCAAGCCCAAGCCCCCGTCCCGGCACCGGGTGATCGGGCGGCCGACGACCCGGATCGACGCCCGGGACATCGTCACCGGCAAGGCCAGGTACGCCGGGGACCTGGCGGTGGCCGGAGCGAAGCCGACCGTGGTGGCCCGGCCGCCGACGCTCGGCGGGAGGCTCGTCTCCGTCGACTCCCGGGCCGCACGCGCGATGCCGGGCGTGCACGCCGTCGTCAAGGTCGCCGGTGGGGTCGCCGTGGTGGCGGAGTCCTTCCACCACGCCTTCCAGGCGAGGGACGCCCTGCGGATCACCTGGGCACCGGGCCCGCTCGCGGCGCTCTCCGATGCCGCGATCCGCTCGCGGCTGCGGGCCGCCGTCCCCCGGCTCGGCAACCCGCCGGGCGGAACGGCGCAGACGGAGGGCGAGTTCGAGTTCGCCTTCGTCGGCCACGCCCCCATGGAGGTGCTGACCGCGGTGGCGGACGTCCGTGCGGGCCACGCCGAGATCTGGTTCTCCTCCCAGACGCCGATGGACGCGCGGGACAGCATCGCCTCCGCGGTCGGGCTGCCCGCCTCGAAGGTGAAGGTCCACGTCGTACGAGGCGGCGGCTCCTTCGGCCGGCGGCTGAACCACGACGCCGCGATCGAGGCCGCCCTCATCTCGAAGGCGGCGGGCCGGCCGGTCAAGCTGATGTGGAGCCGCGCCGACGACATCCGGCACGGCCGGATGCGCCCGGCCAGCCACCACCGGATCCGGGCCAGCCACGCACGGGGCAGGGTGGTGGCGTTCACCCACGTGATGGCCTCGGTGAGCGAGTCGTACGAAGGGCAGAACCTGTCCGCCCAGGGGAACACCGGCATCACGGTGACGCCGGCCGTCGCACCCGCTTCCGGCCCGCTGCCCAGCGACAGCGGCCTGTACAACTTCGGCCGTGTGTCCGGGGACTCGGGATCGGTCGAACTGGCGATGCCCCTCGGTGCCTGGCGGTCGGTGGACTCGGGGACGATGCGGACCGCTGAGGAGATCGTCGTCGACGAGGTCGCGAGGAGCCTGGGAAAGGACCCGATCGCCTTCCGGCGCACCACCCTCAGGAACAAGGCCGTCAAAGCCGTGCTCGACAAGGTCGCGGACGCCGGTCACTGGGGCCGGGAACTGCCGGCGGGCCGGGCACAGGGCGTCGCCGTCCACGAGGAGTACGGCTCCTGCGTGGCCTGCCTGGTCGAGATCGACGCCACCGACCCGAAAGACCCTCGGGTGACCAAGGTGGTGATGGCGGCCGACGTAGGAACGGCCGTCAACCCGCGCGGACTTGAGGCCCAGCTCATGGGCACTGCGATCGACGGCATCTCCACCGTCCTCCGGGCCGGACTGCACATCGACCGGGGCGCCGTCCGCGAGAGCAGCTACGCCGACTTCCACTACGCCCGCCAGCGGCACGCCCCGTTGCGCTTCGAGGCGCACATCATGCCCTCCCGGCGGGAACCGGGAGGGGCGGGCGAACTCGGCGTCCCGGCCGCGGCCGGTGCCGTCGCCAACGCCTATGCCCGGGCGACCGGTTCCAGGCCCCGCCGCTTCCCGCTCAACTTCTGA
- a CDS encoding class II glutamine amidotransferase, translating to MCRWLAYSGTPLLLDTILYKPAHSLIDQSLHSRLGVETTNGDGFGVGWYSEESIATPALFTDVGPAWNNRNLRELADHVRSPLFFAHIRATTGTAVQQTNCHPFRHGRWMWMHNGAIADYHLVRRDLSLLVDPALYADIEGTTDSELMFYLALTFGLDENPPEAVARMVGAVERSGRDHGVEFPLQMTIGVTDGERVWAFRYSSQGTSRSLFYSTRVDTLRKLHPDAAFLREVSDDTRLVVSEPLGDLPGAWNEVPESTYGVIQSGAEELYPFVPEPA from the coding sequence ATGTGCCGATGGCTCGCTTATTCGGGAACACCCCTGCTTCTCGACACCATCCTCTACAAACCGGCCCACTCGCTGATCGATCAGAGCCTCCACTCCAGACTGGGTGTCGAGACGACGAACGGCGACGGTTTCGGCGTCGGCTGGTACTCGGAGGAGAGCATCGCCACCCCGGCCCTGTTCACCGACGTCGGCCCCGCCTGGAACAACCGCAACCTGAGGGAGCTAGCGGACCATGTCCGCTCCCCGCTGTTCTTCGCCCACATACGGGCGACGACCGGCACGGCGGTGCAGCAGACGAACTGCCACCCGTTCCGGCACGGCCGCTGGATGTGGATGCACAACGGCGCCATCGCGGACTATCACCTCGTACGCCGCGACCTGTCCCTGCTCGTCGACCCCGCGCTGTACGCCGACATCGAGGGGACGACGGACTCGGAGCTCATGTTCTACCTGGCCCTCACCTTCGGCCTGGACGAGAACCCGCCGGAGGCGGTGGCCCGGATGGTGGGAGCGGTGGAGCGCAGCGGCCGCGACCACGGTGTGGAGTTCCCTCTGCAGATGACGATCGGCGTGACCGACGGCGAACGCGTATGGGCCTTCCGCTATTCGAGCCAGGGCACTTCCCGGTCGCTGTTCTACAGCACCCGCGTGGACACCCTGCGCAAGCTGCACCCCGATGCGGCCTTCCTGCGGGAGGTGTCCGACGACACCCGGCTCGTCGTCTCCGAACCCCTCGGTGACCTGCCCGGCGCCTGGAACGAGGTACCGGAGAGCACGTACGGCGTCATACAGTCCGGAGCCGAGGAGCTGTACCCCTTCGTCCCGGAACCGGCCTGA
- a CDS encoding LysR family transcriptional regulator has product MLDVRRILLFAEVARRGSVTATARALNYTPSAVSQQVGRLEAEAGQPLLERHARGVTLTDAGRALAERGERIKRELTAAENELADFAGLRAGTLRVGTFPTVGASLLPRAVIAFRRTHPDVRLTVRSSRIAGLWAMLENREIEMSLMWDYDWNRIDREDIVVTSLVDDPPALLVGADHPLAGRASAALADFADDAWITRAENHPVAEALARSCRTAGFEPQIAYEAHDYQEAQAMVAAGIGVALAPTLALEGIRGGVSVLPLLPPAPVRRILLVRMSDHALTPAAEAFVGFLRDSAAVAGGR; this is encoded by the coding sequence ATGCTCGACGTCCGGCGCATCCTGCTCTTCGCCGAGGTCGCCCGCCGGGGTTCTGTCACGGCGACCGCGCGCGCCCTCAACTACACGCCGTCAGCGGTGTCGCAGCAGGTCGGGCGCCTGGAGGCGGAGGCAGGACAGCCCCTCCTGGAGCGTCACGCGCGCGGGGTCACCCTCACCGACGCGGGGCGTGCGCTGGCCGAGCGAGGAGAGCGGATCAAGCGCGAGCTGACGGCCGCGGAGAACGAACTCGCCGACTTCGCGGGACTGCGCGCGGGCACGCTGCGCGTCGGAACCTTCCCCACCGTCGGCGCCTCCCTCCTCCCCCGGGCCGTGATCGCCTTCCGCCGGACGCACCCCGACGTACGGCTGACGGTGCGCAGTTCCCGGATCGCGGGGCTGTGGGCGATGCTGGAGAACCGCGAGATCGAGATGTCCCTGATGTGGGACTACGACTGGAACCGCATCGACCGCGAGGACATCGTCGTCACCTCGCTCGTCGACGACCCTCCGGCGCTCCTCGTCGGCGCGGACCACCCCCTCGCCGGCCGCGCTTCGGCCGCCCTCGCCGATTTCGCCGACGACGCCTGGATCACCCGTGCGGAGAACCACCCGGTGGCCGAGGCCCTCGCCCGCAGCTGCCGCACGGCCGGTTTCGAGCCGCAGATCGCCTACGAGGCCCACGACTACCAGGAGGCCCAGGCCATGGTCGCCGCCGGTATCGGCGTCGCCCTCGCCCCCACCCTGGCCCTGGAGGGCATCCGAGGAGGCGTCAGCGTCCTGCCGCTGCTGCCCCCCGCCCCGGTGCGCCGCATCCTCCTCGTCCGCATGAGCGACCACGCCCTGACCCCGGCCGCCGAGGCCTTCGTGGGCTTCCTGCGGGACAGCGCGGCGGTCGCCGGGGGGCGCTGA